The sequence below is a genomic window from Ottowia sp. SB7-C50.
TGCTTGAGCACAATGCCCGCCAGCAGCGTGGCCAGCGGCGCCGAGCCGCCCAGCGACGAGGTCACCGCCGCGCAGGCGCCGATCAGCGCCAGGATGACGATGGCCGTGTCCTGGCTGGTCGGCTGCAGCAGGCGGAAGGCGCCGGCCAGCAGCGCCGCCAGCAGCACGCCCACCAGCAGCGACACGCCCAGCACCGCCGCCGTCGAGGCCAGCGACGCCACCAGACTGGTGTCGCCGCGGGCGATGGTGCGCAGCATGGCGGTGCCCAGCGTCAGCGCGTACAGCGTGTTGAGCGTGGCCAGCGCGATGGCGCGGTCGGTCACCGGGCCGCTGGCGCGCAGGTCGGACACCACCCGCGTCAGCACCGCCGGCGACGCGGCCACCGCCACCATCGACAGCGCGCGCGCCACTGGCAGGTCGACGCCCAGCGCGCGCAGCGCCAGGTACGCGGCGGCAAACGTCAGCGTCGACTCGACCAGGCTTTGCACCAGCACCATCGGGTTGTGGCGGAACCAGCGCAGCGACAGCCGCGCGCCGGCCTCGAACAGCAGGATGGCGATGCCCAGCTCCAGCAGGTACAGGCCCACGCCGCGCAAGGGCCAGGCGGCGCCGGCAAAGCCCACGGTGCCGGCCAGCGCACCCACCACGGCGTAGCCGATCAGCTTGGGCAGGCCGGTGAAATGCTGCACCAGGTGGCCGGTCAGCGCGGCCACGGCCAGCACCAGCGCCCATTCCAGCGTCAGCGGCCCGGGCCCGGCCTGCAGCGCCTCGCTCCAGGGGGCGATCAAGGGGTCAATCAAAACGGGAGAATCCTTTCTGGGGTCGGCGTAAAGGCGACGCTGAATAAGTCGCCGCGGATGCTGGCGCTGTGGTTTGGGATGGGATGCAAGGCGCAAACCGCAGCCATAGCGTGGGCTATGGCGAGGATTTGCAACGCCGCAGACCGCCCAAATCCACAGATGCCGGCGCCGCGAGGGGCTTGTTCCAGCGTTGCCTTAATCCTAACCCGGGCGCTGTGGCGCCCTTTTCAGTGCGCCGCGTCTGCGCATATTTGCTTCCAAAGTAATAGCTGAATGCGCTTGCCAGACAAGCGCTGGCGGTCGATTTAATTAAAAAAACGGCGTGCTGGCGCCC
It includes:
- a CDS encoding cation:proton antiporter, coding for MDPLIAPWSEALQAGPGPLTLEWALVLAVAALTGHLVQHFTGLPKLIGYAVVGALAGTVGFAGAAWPLRGVGLYLLELGIAILLFEAGARLSLRWFRHNPMVLVQSLVESTLTFAAAYLALRALGVDLPVARALSMVAVAASPAVLTRVVSDLRASGPVTDRAIALATLNTLYALTLGTAMLRTIARGDTSLVASLASTAAVLGVSLLVGVLLAALLAGAFRLLQPTSQDTAIVILALIGACAAVTSSLGGSAPLATLLAGIVLKQFHPRPWVWPRQLGTASSMLTILMFVLVSSMAAQANWGGAITWAALALLGTRLAAKVVTLLVTGPASSLSLRQSLWVGVAMFPMSAVALLLTSQFVVASPTVGAQVAAIALPVILLTELLGAVLVGGALVHVREAERPSRQRGDLTTDDGGRTP